One segment of Thermosinus carboxydivorans Nor1 DNA contains the following:
- a CDS encoding helix-turn-helix domain-containing protein has protein sequence MSGIADKIRQARHLAGLSQEKLADVVGVKRVTLAAWETGRNEPNSEHIRKIALACGVTTDWLLEMPEDFTGMANDARAIAEKIARLKPEDKLMIERLLTALSADDKAAAK, from the coding sequence ATGAGTGGGATAGCTGACAAAATCCGACAGGCCCGCCATTTGGCGGGCCTGTCGCAGGAAAAGCTGGCTGATGTGGTCGGCGTCAAGCGAGTGACACTGGCCGCATGGGAGACCGGGCGCAATGAGCCAAATAGTGAGCACATACGTAAAATCGCCCTGGCCTGCGGCGTAACGACTGATTGGCTGCTGGAGATGCCGGAGGACTTTACCGGCATGGCAAACGACGCGCGCGCCATAGCCGAAAAAATTGCGCGCCTCAAGCCAGAGGATAAGCTAATGATCGAAAGGCTATTAACGGCCTTGTCTGCTGATGACAAGGCAGCAGCTAAATAG